Within the Legionella pneumophila subsp. pneumophila str. Philadelphia 1 genome, the region GATTGCAGGAGGATAAATACCAATAGGGATAAATGGTTTGCTTTACTGGGGTACAAAGCCCGGATTTAAAATATACACCAGTATCTGACGCTACACCAGCTACATCCAAGCCACTACTTTTACCATGAAACAGATGTTCTAATTGTTTGGCAAATTCATTGCATTGATTATCTTGTATCATTTGCTGCGCACAGTACCACCGACTCATGGCAACACAAAGCGCTGCCGAAGCACCCATGCCAACCCCAACAGGAATATTGGTTTCCAAATAAAAGTGACCTCCTAATTCATTCAGTGAACGTCCCAACAAGTGCATGCCGCGCTCTAATACGCTCCAAAATAATAAATGCATATCAGAACCATTAATGCCTTGAAATTCTGCGCTCAAGGACGGTGAGGAAGGGTTATATTTCAAAGTTAATTGCCTTTCCTTGATAGGAAATACTAAAGCTTCATGTCCCCTTACTACCGCGTGTTCACCTGCTAAAATCCACTTGCCAAAAGTGGTGGTTTCAAAATCATAAAACATCATAGTTTCCTACCAAATGATCCGATTTAAATTGTCGTGCGAGATCTGTTTGATCTGATCTATAAAGCAAATGAACATTGGGACCAGCATCCATAGTAACTACGGGGCCATCACCTTTCTCGTTCCAAAATTTTTCAATAACGCTCAATATATGCAAAGTATTATCTGTAATGTAAGAAAATGGTTTTTCACAGGTTTTAAATAATTGATGCATGTCAAGAAATTCATGCCAGCAAATTTGGTATATACTCGTCCAATCTTTGTTTTCAAAAGCGTTCAGTAACAACTTCAAATTTGCCTCTGCCCTTTCGCTTCGCGTTTCATAAAAAGGACTTGTTTTAACCAGCTTATGCGCTACCCTTGATGGTATTTCTTTTTCCTGACTGCTAATTACTATGACTTGGTGTAATAGATCTTTATAAGGCAAATCGATTGCAGAGACTTTATCGCCCGTCCATAACGCCCATGGTGCATAAAAAGAACGGCATGATGAGCCTGAACCTAATCGACTCAATTGTGCTTGCTCATCAATAGAAGGCAAAGGTTTTTGAGTGAGTTCACTTAATGCAATTGATGCACACTTTGTCAAGGCAGCAAAGCTGGAGGCAGAACTCGCTAAACCACTGCTATGAGGGAAATTATTACTGGATTGAATTAAAAACCCACCGACATATCCAAAATACTCTTTCAATCGTACTAAATGATCAATAAACCGTTTTTGCGCTTCAACTGACAGGTTAAATTCTGGTGCTCCAGGAATAGTAAGTGGCTCCCAAATGTCTTTTTTAGTCGGCAACTTCTCTAATTTCACGGAACTTAATAAATTACTCAAGGTGTAAGATAGAGAAGAATTATCAGGTAAATTGGAATTTTCATCCTTTTTACCCATATATTTGATCAAAGCAATATTAGCTGGTGCCTGAGCAAACCAATGCATAGTTAGTCTCCTTGAGGTCAATGACCAGGTGCATCATTCCATAAAATTTTATGTAATTGTAGTTGAAAACGAACTGGTAATTTATCCTGAATTATCCAATTTGCAAGATTAGTAGGATTTAGCTGATTCCAACTCGGAGAAAATAAGAGTTGTACCCGTTCAGCCAACTGATATTCACTCAGCATACTACATGCCCATTCATAATCAGTTCGGCTGCATAGCACAAACTTAATCTGATCAGTGGGCTTCAGAAAACTCAAATTGGACAGCAAGTTTTTATCTGCTTCCCTGGAATCAGGAGTTTTTAAGTCCATAACGATCATAACTCGTTGATCTACAGAGGCTATATCTCTGGCGCCACTGGTTTCCAAAGAGACAGAGTACCCTGCATCACAAAGTTTGCTTAATAAAAGAATACAGCCAGGTTGAGCAAGTGGTTCTCCACCAGTAACACAAACATGCTGACATTGATATGAAGCTACTTTATTCAAAATATCATCTATTTCAACAACTTCACCACCTGAAAAAGCATAAGCCGTATCACAATACTGACATCGCAATGGGCAGCCTGTCAGGCGAACAAATACAGTAGGCAAACCTACAGTTACTGATTCTCCTTGCAATGAATGAAAAATCTCCGTAATTCTTAATTGTTCATTAAATCGTTTCATAAAGCATTAATTGCTTCCAATTTAGAGCTGGCCAGTTGCGCTGTTGGTGTATCAGGATATGTTTTAACAACTTGTTGAAAACGCTTTTTAGCTTCTTGCTTGTCACCTTTCTCGGCATAAGCATAACCAGATTTTAACAAACTGGCTGCAGCCTTGCTGGATGAAGGATATTGCTGTAAAACAATCTCGAAATGTTCTATTGCTTTAGAATAGTCTTTTTTAACAAGATATAATTCACCTAGCCAGTACTCTGCATTCGCGGTGTAACCACCTCTGGGATATTTTTGCACAAAAGTCTGCATAGACTTAATCGCTTCATCATAGCGTTTATTTTTAACTAACTCGTATGCAGCCAGGTAGCTTATCTGTTCATCAGCAGGATTAGCCCTGGAAACAGCGACAACAGGCTGAGGTTTACCATTAGATGATCCTGCTTTGATTTGAGGAGAAGCCACTTTTAAAGTCTCTGGCGAATTAGATCCCAATGAAATATCTGTTGCTGGTTTATCATTTTGAACAGTTTTTGCTGAAGTTGAAGAATTGGATAATCGAGAATCCAGATCCTTGTAGAAAGCGACTTGCTGCTGCTGTAATAATTTCAAATCGTGTGCCTGTACTTCAAGCTGGCCACGTAACTCTTGTATTTCCTTTTGAAGCTGCTGAATTTTATCAATTAACTTTGCATTGTCACTGATAGTACTTCGGTCTTCTTTGACAAGTGCGGGTTCATCATAGGATTGAGAGGTATCGGTTGAGTAGTTATCATTTTGAGACCCATCCAACTCAGCATTCTCAATTTGAGGATTATCGTACTTGGGATTGACAAGAGGAGCTTCATACTCCTCTTGTCTGTCAATCATTGCAAAATTTTCACTATCATCTATTACTGGCGCTTCTGCCCATGAGGCGAAAGGAAGCATCAGTACAAAACATAGGGTGATAATGGATTTTTTGCAATTAATCATCTTGTTGCCTCATAAATAAACTCTACGCGTCGATTCTGCGCATGCGACGCTTCATCATGACCATAATTAGCCGGGCGCTCTTTGCCGTAGCTAACTACTCGAATTTGTTGTCTGCTAACACCTGCCATACGCAGAATTTCAGCTACAGTATCAGCACGGCGTTCACCAAGAGCAACGTTATATTCACGGCTACCACGCTCATCAGTATGTCCAGCTATCATCACTCGAGCACCTGGGTGAGTCTTTAAATATTCTGCCTGCGCGTTAACAGAAGGTAAATATTTTGATGCCAAAGTGCTGTCATCATACGCAAACAAATACAATTGATTATGCGGTGCCTGCGTTGTATAGGACTCACCAGGCTCTTGTCCAGCAAAGTGAGTCATTTGCCCCAAACCTTGGGCAGTAGCATCACCATCACCTACCGCAGCCCCACCATCCGCACTGCCTGGGGTTTTAGAACAGGCTGCAACCAATACAGCGCTTGCTACAAGCAGTCCCAGTTTATAAAACGATCCGGCTTTCATTCCACAATCTCCTTAAACTCTTCTTATTATTTTTTAGAAACTACACATGATAATCATGGAGAGCCATTGTACAATTCTTTTTATTTTTTGGCTATTCCTAATCACGTTTAATATGCGATACAACAAAGTCTGTTGCCGTTGCAGTAAATCGAAACGTAGCCTGATTCGCCGCAATAACTCCGCCATAAGGAGTATCTTGTGAACAAGGTATTTGTAAACTAACAATTCGCGAGCCTATAATTTGATTATCACTAATATGGGTTAGTACTATTTTTGCTGAAAATTCAAGAACACTAGGTTTCTTGATAAAATTTTGCTCTAATTTCAATAGTTGAGTATCCAATCGATAATCTGCTTCTTCACTATACGGACTTGATGTAACGGCATAAAAATACCCTGAACTCTGCAAGCTTTGTACTAATAAAGGAAAGAGCATATCCGCGGGAGGTGAGGTCCAGGCGTTTTTTACAAATGGTTCCAATTTAAACGGTTTCTTCATGTAAAGCATTTCTTCGGTCTGATATCCTGCTACCGCTTCAGGGACTGTAACTTGTATTGTTATGGGCCTGGGCTTCCTGGTCAATTGTTTGGTACTGTATGCTGTTAATTGATATTCGTTGGTCACTGGGACTTTAACAGGTGAACAACTCATCAGTGTTAATATTCCAAGTATAAAACAAACACTACTGAGAACTCTCATATTTTATTCCCCTGGCCCAAGTTTAGGTGCTTTCGTACCTCGAATAATCACAGAAGGGTTTTGCCTCATTTCATTGCTGACTTTTTCAAGGTTCGCTGAAATGGCATTCAAGCGTCGCAATAAAATGACTGCTGGAGGTATAGCCTGTTGGGAAATTTGATCGATAGTATTCTTGCCCGCTATCATCGTTTTTGAAACATCCTTACCCGCAGCACTCATATTGTCAGCTAAAGATTTGAATTTTGAAATACCTGTTTTTAAATCTTTTATCAACTGAGGAAATTGTTTGCTTGCATTCGCCATATTGGCTACAAACACGTCAAGATTATTTAAAGAACTATCAATTGTTTGACCTTTATCAGCGATTATTTCTGTAATACGCTCTAAATTAGCCAATGATTTTCTTACATTATCAGCGTTTTCTTCATTAAAGATAAGTTGAGCCTTTTCACTCACCGCACCTACATTCTCAGCAACCTCCTTTAAAACAGCATCCAACTGATTCAGAAGAGATGGTTTGGAAGGAATTACAGGATAGGGCTCCCCCGGCATTTTTCGTAAAGGAGTCAGCTCGGAAGATCCAGCAGATAACCCAACATAAGTAACTCCTGTAATACCCTGTGTAATTAAGGTTGCGGAAGTACTGGTTGTTATTGGCGTACTCTTTTCGATATTTAACAATAATTCCACTTGCCTGGGATCATTTTTATTTAATTTAATTTCCTTGACATAACCAACCTGCACACCATTGAATTTAACAGGCGATTCGACACTGAGACCAGAAACAGACTCCTTGAGATAAACAGTATAAGAAGTATACTCTTTCTGGTTAAACCCGACCGAGAGCCATAAACCCGCAGACAATAGGCCAGCTGTCAGAATAAGTACGATGAGGCCTACTATGGTGTAGTTGGTTTTAGATTCCAAGTAAGTTGTCCCCTCTGTTATAGTGTTTCTTAGAATTTGCTAAAGTATTCAGCGATTAGCGGGTTTTTATTTTTCATCAATTCATTAATGGGTTCAACACTAAGAATTTTCCCATCACCTACAAATGCAACACGATCTGTTGTCCTTTTTAAAGACTCTATATCATGACTAACCATGACTATGGTTAAATTTAACGCATCTCTTAAAAAAACAACCAAATCATCAAAAAGCCTGGCTCCCCTGGGATCCAATCCTGTTGTAGGTTCGTCCAGAAATAATAGCTCTGGATCCATTGCAATTGCCCTTGCCGCGGCAGCTCTTCTTTGCATTCCCCCACTTAACTCGGAAGGATATTTCACAGCTGCTTCTTTAGATAAGCCTACCAAAGTTATTTTTAAAAGTGCCAGTTCTTTCATAAAATCCTGATCTAAAGTAGTGAATTCCCTCATTGGGAACATCACATTCTCCAGAACGGTCATAGCTGAAAATAAAGCACTGTGCTGAAATAACATGCCCCATCGACGCCTAAGCCTGAAAGCTTGCTCCGTATCAAGATTATAAATTTCTTCACCGAATACTTTAATACTACCCGCAGAAGGTTTCAATAACATCAGCAAACTGCGTAATATGGTGGTTTTGCCACTTCCAGAGCCCCCTATAATAGCCAGGATTTCTCCCCTTTCTACGGTGAGATTAACATCGGTGTGCACCCATTGACCGCCAAGACAATTTTTCATTCCCTTGATTTCAATGACTGGTTCACTCATTTATAAACCCATCCAGCTATACGCTATGGAGAAAGCAGCGTCAGCAATAATAATTAAGAATAAAGCTTGCACAACACTTTTGGTTGTTTGGCTTCCTATACTATCAGCACTTGATTCTACTCTAAACCCCTGAAAACACCCCACTAAAGCAATTAATATTGAGAAGGCAGGAGCTTTATACAAACCCAGCATCATTTGGTTAAGTCCTACGGAATCTCTTAAGCGGCTTAAAAAATCTTCAAAACCGATGTTTAACATATTTTTGGACATGATCATTGCCCCCCAAATGCTAAAGACATCTGCCCAAAAAATTAATAAAGGAAACACTATTAATAAACCCAAGACTTTGGGTAAAACTAATAATTCAGTGGGAGAAAGCCCCATGGTCAAGATGGCATCTACCTCTTCATTAATCTTCATGCTGCCAATTTGAGCTGTGAATGATGAGCTGGTGCGCCCCGCTACAATGATTGCTGTAATTAAAGGTCCAAATTCCCGAAAAATTGCCATGCCAGATAAATAGGCAATAAAAATATTGGCACCATAAGTTTCTAATTGCAAACCCATTTGATAAGCTAAAACGACCCCTATCAAAAAAGACAATAAGCCAATGATGGGTAACGCTTTTAGCCCGGCAGAATCTATAACAGAAACAATGCTGGGCAAATGAAATCGCCGCCAATATGCAAACGCTTCGAAAAGCCTTGTGCTTAAATCTCCTATCAAAATAATCAAACCATCAACCTGATGCAATTTATTTTCTGACTCTTTACCAATCTGATAAAGAACACCTTCTTTGGAAACAGCAGGTAATTGATAGGAAAGAATATCTTGTTTGGACTCTATGAGCTCCAGCATTTGCTGTTGGCTATCAGAAAAATTGACTAATTCAATCTGGTTATTTCTTTTTTTAAGCTCATCTATGCATTTCTTTAATGCCAGAGCTCCAGCACTATCAAAAGCACTGATTTTTTCACCGTTTATGGTTATTTGTTGTGAATCAGGTAATGGGCTTGTACTAAATTTTTTAGGTAATCCATCAAGGGTTAAAACAGACCAGGAACCACAACACTGGTATGTTGCATTCTTTTGTTCGAAAACAATCTGTGCGCTAGTCTGTTCCATATTTATTTCTTTTTATTGAATTTTCCTAGAATAATACAAAATACCACAAGACCGCAAAAACTTACGATTCATGGTATCATAATAATATAGATAGTGCTCTTTTATATCCAGGTTATCTTCATGAATGAAAAGTTAATTGAAACCCAATCTAACCTCATCAAACAGGCGGAAACAGAACTCATTCAATCTAACCAGCTGCTGGAGTCTTTACAACAAGAAAAAGGACTACAGGAAGAATCCGACTTGGATGAATTGGACTCACTCAAATCCCTTATTCTGGTTTTGCAATACAGACTGGATACACAAAATGCCTTAAGCCAGTTAGGTCATTTACAACAATACCTGCTTCAGTTATTGGGGGTAGAAGCCAAACATTCTTTTGAATTCAATATTGAGCGATTGGCCTTTGCTCTGGGAACAGATGAATTAAA harbors:
- a CDS encoding mevalonate kinase family protein, translated to MFYDFETTTFGKWILAGEHAVVRGHEALVFPIKERQLTLKYNPSSPSLSAEFQGINGSDMHLLFWSVLERGMHLLGRSLNELGGHFYLETNIPVGVGMGASAALCVAMSRWYCAQQMIQDNQCNEFAKQLEHLFHGKSSGLDVAGVASDTGVYFKSGLCTPVKQTIYPYWYLSSCNQIGITSHCIQQVEYLWNKNPELAHQVDKQMVEAVQEAKAVLEEGGSNALNRLAKAINKAADCFLQWGLVSEGLQQHMNHLFADGAIAVKPTGSGGGGFVLSLWDKIPSSHTELIPV
- a CDS encoding diphosphomevalonate/mevalonate 3,5-bisphosphate decarboxylase family protein — its product is MHWFAQAPANIALIKYMGKKDENSNLPDNSSLSYTLSNLLSSVKLEKLPTKKDIWEPLTIPGAPEFNLSVEAQKRFIDHLVRLKEYFGYVGGFLIQSSNNFPHSSGLASSASSFAALTKCASIALSELTQKPLPSIDEQAQLSRLGSGSSCRSFYAPWALWTGDKVSAIDLPYKDLLHQVIVISSQEKEIPSRVAHKLVKTSPFYETRSERAEANLKLLLNAFENKDWTSIYQICWHEFLDMHQLFKTCEKPFSYITDNTLHILSVIEKFWNEKGDGPVVTMDAGPNVHLLYRSDQTDLARQFKSDHLVGNYDVL
- the queE gene encoding 7-carboxy-7-deazaguanine synthase QueE; translation: MKRFNEQLRITEIFHSLQGESVTVGLPTVFVRLTGCPLRCQYCDTAYAFSGGEVVEIDDILNKVASYQCQHVCVTGGEPLAQPGCILLLSKLCDAGYSVSLETSGARDIASVDQRVMIVMDLKTPDSREADKNLLSNLSFLKPTDQIKFVLCSRTDYEWACSMLSEYQLAERVQLLFSPSWNQLNPTNLANWIIQDKLPVRFQLQLHKILWNDAPGH
- the ybgF gene encoding tol-pal system protein YbgF codes for the protein MINCKKSIITLCFVLMLPFASWAEAPVIDDSENFAMIDRQEEYEAPLVNPKYDNPQIENAELDGSQNDNYSTDTSQSYDEPALVKEDRSTISDNAKLIDKIQQLQKEIQELRGQLEVQAHDLKLLQQQQVAFYKDLDSRLSNSSTSAKTVQNDKPATDISLGSNSPETLKVASPQIKAGSSNGKPQPVVAVSRANPADEQISYLAAYELVKNKRYDEAIKSMQTFVQKYPRGGYTANAEYWLGELYLVKKDYSKAIEHFEIVLQQYPSSSKAAASLLKSGYAYAEKGDKQEAKKRFQQVVKTYPDTPTAQLASSKLEAINAL
- the pal gene encoding peptidoglycan-associated lipoprotein Pal, encoding MKAGSFYKLGLLVASAVLVAACSKTPGSADGGAAVGDGDATAQGLGQMTHFAGQEPGESYTTQAPHNQLYLFAYDDSTLASKYLPSVNAQAEYLKTHPGARVMIAGHTDERGSREYNVALGERRADTVAEILRMAGVSRQQIRVVSYGKERPANYGHDEASHAQNRRVEFIYEATR
- a CDS encoding ABC-type transport auxiliary lipoprotein family protein, with translation MRVLSSVCFILGILTLMSCSPVKVPVTNEYQLTAYSTKQLTRKPRPITIQVTVPEAVAGYQTEEMLYMKKPFKLEPFVKNAWTSPPADMLFPLLVQSLQSSGYFYAVTSSPYSEEADYRLDTQLLKLEQNFIKKPSVLEFSAKIVLTHISDNQIIGSRIVSLQIPCSQDTPYGGVIAANQATFRFTATATDFVVSHIKRD
- a CDS encoding MlaD family protein, which codes for MESKTNYTIVGLIVLILTAGLLSAGLWLSVGFNQKEYTSYTVYLKESVSGLSVESPVKFNGVQVGYVKEIKLNKNDPRQVELLLNIEKSTPITTSTSATLITQGITGVTYVGLSAGSSELTPLRKMPGEPYPVIPSKPSLLNQLDAVLKEVAENVGAVSEKAQLIFNEENADNVRKSLANLERITEIIADKGQTIDSSLNNLDVFVANMANASKQFPQLIKDLKTGISKFKSLADNMSAAGKDVSKTMIAGKNTIDQISQQAIPPAVILLRRLNAISANLEKVSNEMRQNPSVIIRGTKAPKLGPGE
- a CDS encoding ABC transporter ATP-binding protein, giving the protein MSEPVIEIKGMKNCLGGQWVHTDVNLTVERGEILAIIGGSGSGKTTILRSLLMLLKPSAGSIKVFGEEIYNLDTEQAFRLRRRWGMLFQHSALFSAMTVLENVMFPMREFTTLDQDFMKELALLKITLVGLSKEAAVKYPSELSGGMQRRAAAARAIAMDPELLFLDEPTTGLDPRGARLFDDLVVFLRDALNLTIVMVSHDIESLKRTTDRVAFVGDGKILSVEPINELMKNKNPLIAEYFSKF
- a CDS encoding MlaE family ABC transporter permease, with amino-acid sequence MEQTSAQIVFEQKNATYQCCGSWSVLTLDGLPKKFSTSPLPDSQQITINGEKISAFDSAGALALKKCIDELKKRNNQIELVNFSDSQQQMLELIESKQDILSYQLPAVSKEGVLYQIGKESENKLHQVDGLIILIGDLSTRLFEAFAYWRRFHLPSIVSVIDSAGLKALPIIGLLSFLIGVVLAYQMGLQLETYGANIFIAYLSGMAIFREFGPLITAIIVAGRTSSSFTAQIGSMKINEEVDAILTMGLSPTELLVLPKVLGLLIVFPLLIFWADVFSIWGAMIMSKNMLNIGFEDFLSRLRDSVGLNQMMLGLYKAPAFSILIALVGCFQGFRVESSADSIGSQTTKSVVQALFLIIIADAAFSIAYSWMGL